Below is a genomic region from Streptomyces sp. NBC_00461.
GCGCACCGCCTGCTCCAGCGGCAGCGGCAGGATCGGTGAGACCAGCTGCCCGTACAGGTCGATGCCCGACGATGTCATCGGCGTGGCGAAGGCCTGCCGGTCCTGCTCGGCGCGGAACAGGGGTCCCGCCTCCAGCAGCCGGGACTGCAGCTGCGTGTGCCGCCGGATGCAGTCCTTGACGATGTCGACGAGCTCCGCGGCGCGCCGCTTGTGCTCGGCGTCCTCTGTCTCGTCCCGCGCCTTGCGGATGTTGGTGAGGATCGCGTTCTCGTGGCGGTACCGGTCGGCCACGTGGTCCAGTGCTTCGGCGATCATGTCGGGCACGGAGTTGAGCCAGTCCACCGCCCGGACGTTGCGCCGGGTCGCGTCCAGGGCTCTGCGGAGTGTCTCCGAGTACTGCACGGTCCGGTAGCGGGCCTGCTCGGCCGCGAGTTGGGCGTCGGCGAGGCGGCCCCGGTTGATCAGGACCTCCAGCTTGACCTCGGCGGCGATCTGCGCGCTGGTGACGTCCGTGTCGAGGGCGCCGACCAGGACGTTGACCGCCTCGTCCGTCGTGCGGAGGTAGACGGTGCCGCCGGGCCCGGGCACCTCCTCGATCAGCTTGAAGTCGTAGTCACGGCGGACGTAGCTGCCGTCGGTGGTGAACGTGCCGTAGACGGCCCTGAAGCCGCGGTCGACACTGCCGACGTTGATCAGGTTCTCCAGGACCCAGCGGGCCACGCGCTCGTGCTCGGCGACCGGTCGCTGCGGGGCCTGGGCGGCGATGCGCGGGATGAGGCGCGCGACTATCTGGTCGTGGTCGGCACCCGTGTCGAAGTCCATGTTCAGGGTGACCAGGTCGATGGCCGCGAGGGCCACCTCCGCCATGCCGTACACCGAGTACTCACCCGCGAGGTTCGCCTTGCGCGCGTCGAGGTCGTGCAGCGGCGCGGTGCAGGCGAGCGCGCGCAGACGCCGCGCCAGACCCTCGTCGGCGGCCGGGCCCGGTGCGGGGCGCGGCCCCGCGCTGAGCTGGGGCGGAACACGGTCCGTCGTTGCAGGCGAAGTCACGGTGCACAGACTAGGTCCTCGGTCTGACAACGACCCAAACGGCACGGAACGCCTCCGGCGGTTGGGCGGGCGGCTACCGGTTGTGATTCGTGTGCGGGCCGTCCGTGGCTGATCGCGCAGTTCCCCGCGTCCCTATAGGCCGCTGTCCTCGCCGACCCTTCGCCTGTACACCTCGACCACGCGTTGCAGCGAGTCGTCGAGGTAGACGGCGAGCAGCCGTTCCGCCCCGGCCCTGTCGGCTGCCTGGAGCGCTTGGAGGATCTGCTGATTGCGGGCCAGGTACGGCTCGTGCAGGGCTTTGGGGTCGTCCACGAGGTGGAAGGCGAGGCGCAGTTCGGCGAAGACGCTGCGCATCAGCTCGTCGGTGCGGGCGCTCCCGGCGAGGGCCACCAGCTCCCGGTGGAAGTGGATGTTGGCGGTACCCACGCCTTTCCAGTCACCTTCGCGCGCTGCCCGCTGCCCCTCCTCGACCACCCCGGCGAGCGCGTCCAGGCCGTACGGTGGCTCGCCGAGCCCGCGGACGACGGCGCACTCGACGAGGCCGCGGGTGCGGTAGATGTCCTCGACGTCCTCGACGGTGAGGACCCGGACGAAGACGCCCCGGTTCAGCTCGTGGACGAGCAGGCGTTCGTGCGTGAGCAGCCGGAACGCCTCGCGCAGCGTGTTGCGGGAGACCCCGAGCGCGCCGCCGATGCTGTCCTCCGCGAGCCGGGTCCCGGGTGGGAAGAACCCCTCGGCGATACGACCCCTGAGGATGTCCGAGACGCGCTCGGCGGTGCTCGTGCGCCCCAGGAGAGCCCGGTCGTCGGCCAGTCCCGTCAGCTGCTCTGCCATGCCCGGAATTCAATCGCAGATCCAAGAACGCATCAACAGGGGTATTGAAGGATCGTTCAACGATCCTCTACCTTGCTACGCACGGCGCCGTCTTCCGCACCGAGGCGCCGACCGCTCCCGCACGGCACGGCTCATCCCTGAAGCACCCTCCGTCCTCCGTCTGCGAGGTGCCCATGAGCACGACCCCTCCACCACAGGCCCTGACCGAACACTCCGAAGCGGATCAACACGGACTCGACGACGGCGCGTTGGGCTGGCTGCGCGCTCTGGGGCCGCGTGGCCGCCGCGCGTTCGCCGGCGCGTTCGGCGGCTATGCCCTCGACTCGTACGACTACTTCACCCTGCCGCTGAGCATGGTCGCGCTGGCTGCGTACTTCGGCCTGGACAGCGGCCAGACCGGCCTCTTCACGACGGTCACGCTCGTGGTCTCCGCGGTCGGCGGCGCCGTCGCGGGGGTGGTGGCGGACCGGGTCGGCCGGGTCAGGGCACTGATGATCACGGTGATCACCTACGCGGTCTTCACCGTGGCTTGCGGCTTCGCGCCCAACTACGAGACTCTGCTGGTCTTCCGGGCGCTCCAGGGCCTCGGTTTCGGCGGTGAGTGGGCGGTCGGCGCGATCCTCGTCGCCGAGTACGCGAGCGCCAGACACCGGGGCCGTACCCTCGGCGCGGTCCAGAGTTCGTGGGCCGTGGGCTGGGCGCTGGCCGCGATCGTCTACACGCTGGTCTTCTCCTTCGCCGGCGCCGACCTGGCGTGGCGCATCATGTTCTGGACGGGCGCGCTGCCGGCGCTGCTGGTGATCTGGATGCGGCGTCGGGTGCAGGACGCCCCGGAGGCGACCGCCGTACGCGAACGGAGCACCGAGAAGGGCTCGTTCACGGCGATCTTCAAGCCCGGCCTGCTGCGCACCACGATCTTCGCCGGGTTGCTCTCCACCGGCGTACAGGGCGGCTACTACACACTCGCCACCTGGGTGCCGACCTATCTGAAGAGCGAGCGCGGTCTGTCGGTCGTCGGCACCGGTGGCTATCTGACGTTCCTGATCTCCGGCGCGTTCCTCGGCTATCTGACCGGCGGTTACCTCACCGACCGGCTGGGCCGCAGGCGCAACATCTGGCTGTTTGCCCTGCTGTCGGCGGTCTGCATCCTGGCGTACGCGAACATCCCCAGCGGCGCCAACACCCTGCTCCTGGTGCTGGGTTTCCCGCTCGGGTTCTGCATGTCGGCGATCTTCAGCGGCTTCGGGTCCTACCTGAGCGAGCTGTACCCGACGGCGGTACGCGGTACGGGACAGGGCTTCACGTACAACACCGGGCGCGCCGTGGGCGCCGTCTTCCCCACGACCGTCGGTTTCCTGGCCGACAGCTGGGGCGTGGGCGGCGCGCTGGTGTTCGGCGCGATCGGCTACGGCATAGCGGCGCTGGCACTGCTCGGCCTGCCGGAGACCCGCGGAAGGGAACTCGCGTGAACCAGACGGAAGACCGCCCTGTGACCGTCGTCGACGAGCACGCGCACGCGTGGAGCCCGAAAACCGCCCGGGCCCGCTTCCGGGACGGGCTCACCGGCCCCACCGCCGGAGTCGCGGCCGGCCACACCCAGGTCAACCTGATCTCGGTGCCCGCCGACTGGGCGTACGACATGCTGCTGTTCTGCCAGCGCAACCCCAAGCCATGTCCGGTGCTCGACGTGACGGACGCCGGCTCCGTCACGACCGTCCTGGCGGACGGAGCGGATCTGCGCACCGATCTGCCGCGCTACCGGGTGTGGCGGGACGGCGAGTTGGTCGACGAGCCGACGGACGTACGTGAGCACTGGCGCGACGATCTGGTGTCGTTCCTGATCGGCTGCAGCTTCACCTTCGAGTGGGCGCTGGCCGGGGCGGGCGTCCCGATCCGCCACGTCGATCAGGGTCGCAACGTCCCGATGTACGTGACCGACCGTCAGTGCCGTCCGGCCGGGCGGCTGCACGGCCCGCTGGTGGTGTCCATGCGGCCGGTGCCGCCGGTGCACCTGGCGGCGGCGATCCGGGAGAGCAGCCTGCTCCCGGCGGTGCACGGCAGCCCCGTGCACTGCGGCGATCCCTCGGGGCTCGGCATCGTCGACCTCGGCAGCCCCGACTTCGGCGACCCGGTGGACGCGGAGCCGGACGACATCCCGGTGTTCTGGGCCTGCGGGGTGACCCCGCAGGCGGCGGTGATGGCCTCGCTGCCGCCCTTCGCCATCACGCACGCACCGGGACAGATGTTCCTGACCGACGCCCGCGACGAGCAGTACCGCGTGGCCTGAGACGTGAACGAAGGATCCATGACCTCGATCGACCTGAACGCCGACCTCGGCGAGGGCTTCGGCCGCTGGCGGCTGACCGACGACGAGCAGTTGCTGTCCGTCGTCACCAGCGCCAACGTGGCCTGTGGCTTCCACGCCGGGGACGCGGCCACCATGCGGCGGGTCTGCCAGCTCGCGGCCGAGCGCGGCGTCCGGATCGGCGCCCAGGTCTCCTACCGGGACCTGGCCGGGTTCGGGCGGCGCGCGATGGACGTGCCGCCCGCGGAACTCGCGGCCGAAGTGGCGTACCAGATCGGTGCGCTGGAGGTCTTCGCGCGCGCCGCGGGCACGCGCGTGTCGTACGTCAAGCCGCACGGCGCGCTCTACAACCGCGTCGTGCACGACGAGGAGCAGGCCGGCGCGGTCGTGGACGGCGTACGGCTCGCCGACGCCACGCTGCCCGTCCTCGGCCTGCCCGCCTCGCGCCTGCTGGAGTTCGCCGGGAAGGCGGGCCTCCCTGTCGTCACCGAGGCGTTCGCGGACCGCGCGTACACCCCGGAGGGCACGCTCGTGCCGCGCGGCCACGACGGTGCCCTGGTCACCGACCCGGAGGCGGTCGTGGAACGCTCCGTGGGCCTGGCCCGCTTCGGTACGGTCACCTCCCACTCCGGTGTGCGAGTCGAGGTACGCGCGCGTTCCCTGTGCCTGCACGGGGACACGCCGGGTGCCGTGGAGCTGGCCCGGCGGGTGCGGGAACGCCTGCAGGCGTCCGGAGTCCGGGTGGAGGCCTTCGTATGAGGGTGCTGCCCGTCGGAGACGGCGCCCTGCTCGTCGAGGTTTCCTCCGGTGACGAGGCCCAGGCGCTGCACGCGGAGTTGCTGCGCCGCCGCGCGGAGGGCCTCCTCACGGTGCGCGAGATCGTTCCCGCGGCGCGCACCGTCCTGCTCGACGGCCTCGACGACCCGGTCGGTCTGGCTTCCGAACTGACCTCCACCGAAGTGCCCGTCGCGGCCCGCGGCGAACAGGACGCCGTGGACATCCCGGTGCGCTACGACGGTCCCGACCTGGCCGACGTCGCCGCCCACTGGGGTGTCCGCGAAGAGGACGTGGCCCGTGTCCACGCGGCCGGCGAATTCACCGTCGCCTTCTGCGGGTTCGCCCCCGGCTTCGGCTACCTCACCGGTCTTCCGCCGCGGTACGACGTCCCGCGCCGGGCCACCCCTCGCACGTCGGTCCCGACGGGGTCGGTGGCGTTGGCGGGCCCGTACACGGGCGTGTACCCGCGTTCGTCGCCGGGCGGCTGGCAGCTGATCGGGCGCACGGACACCGTGTTGTGGGACCACGCGCGCGTACCGGCCTCGCTGCTGTCGCCCGGCACGCGCGTGCGCTTCGTCCCGGTGGAGTGCTCATGACGGACCGGGCGCTCGTCGTCGTACGGGCCGGGGCGCTGACCACCGTGCAGGACCGGGGACGCCCCGGGTACGCGCATCTCGGTGTACCCCGCTCCGGAGCGCTCGACGGCCCCGCGGCGCTGCTCGTCAACCGGCTGGTCGGCAACCCGGTTGAGGCTGCAGTCCTGGAGACGACGGTCAACGGCTGTGCCCTGCGGCCGCGATCCTCCGTGACGGTGGCCGTCGGGGGCGCCCCTTGTCCGGTCACCGTGGACGGCCGGCCGGTCGCCTGGGGAGCGCCGGTGCGCGTGCCCTCCGGGGCGCTCCTGGACGTGGGAACGGTCGTCTCCGGAGTGCGCAGCTACGTGGCCGTCTCAGGTGGCATCGCTGTCGACCCGGTGCTCGGCAGCCGCTCCACGGACCTGCTGTCCGGCCTGGGCCCGGCACCCCTCACGGACGGCATGGTGCTGCCCCTGGGGACGCCGTACGGTGTCCACGCGCGCGTGGACGTCGCCCCCCAGCCGGCACCTCCGGCCGAACTCGTCCTCCGGGTGACTCTCGGTCCACGCGACGACTGGTTCACTCCGGGGGCAGTGCGCACCTTCACGTCCAGTACCTATCGGGTCTCCTCCGCCAGCAACCGGATCGGCCTCCGCACGGAGGGGCCCGCCCTGGAGCGAGCCCTGCCGGGCGAACTCCCCAGCGAGGGCATGGTGCTCGGCGCGGTCCAGGTGCCTCCGGACGGCAGACCGGTCGTCTTCCTGGCCGACCACCCGACCACCGGGGGCTATCCGGTGATCGGCGTCGTCCGCGCCCAGGACCTCGCAGCAGTGGCCCAAGCGGCACCGGGCACCCCGGCCCGCTTCATCAGGACACGCGGCTGACAGCACCCCGAAAAGGGCGCCGGGAACTGCACGACCGGCCACAACGGACCGACACCGACCCGTCGGCCGTAACGACCCCCGGCGCACCGCTCACGCCACGTCCGGCTGGTCCACGACCGACACCGCGGCCAACGCCGCAGAGACCGCGGCAGCGGCCCGCAGATCCAGCCGCGCACTGGTCCCCCGCACCCGGTGCCGCATCTCGTCGGCGGCGAGACGCAGGAGCTGCGGCAGCAGGTCGGTGCACCGCCGGGCGACCCACGCGGTGCCCGCCGTGGCCAGCCACACCATGCTCGCCGACCTGGTGGGCACGGGGAACTCCGGCTCGGATGAGGGCGCGGTGCCCGTGGCACGGTCCTCATCCGCCAGCAGCGAGTGGAAGCGCGCGGCCAGCTGCCGGTGCCCCCGCTCGCCTGGGTGCAGCCGGTCCGCGCTCCACATCGCACGGTCCGTGATCCAGTCCTCCTCGGCCGCGTGCAGATGGACGGCCCCGTAGCGTTCGGACAGCGCGTGGACCACCCGGTTGACCGCCCGCTGCCGCCGGGCCAGCGGACGGGCCAGCGAACCCGGCAGGCCGAGCATCGAGCCCGGGTCGGGCAGACAGGCCGTGAGCAGGGTCGCGCCCTGCCCGGTGAAGGCGGCGTACACCTTGTCGAGCCGTTCGGCGACGGCGTGGATGTCGAACGTGCACCGCAGGGTGTCGTTGACGCCGATCACCACGGACGCGACGTCCGGCTTCAGTGCGAGGCCGGCCGGCGTCTGGTGTTCCAGCACCTCACGGGTCTGCGCCCCGCTCACGGCGAGGTTGGTGAACTCGACGGACTCCGCGGCCAATCCGCCGGCGAGCAGCGCGGCCCAGCCGCGCCACCCCTCCCCGACGGGATCACCCACGCCCTCGGTCAGCGAGTCCCCGAGGGCCACGAAACGTACCGATCTCATGCCACGCCCCCGGGCACGAAACGACGCACCGGTACCGTCGCGTCGTGCGCTGCGAGGAAGGCGTCCACGGCCGTGTTCCAGCCGAAGCACTCCGCACGCGCGCGTGCCGTCTCACGCCGCTCCCGCTCGGGGAGGTCGAGCAGCATGTCGACGGCGTCCGCGAACGCGTCCCCGTGGTCCGCCGCGACGGCGCCGGCGGATCCGATCACCTCAGGCAGCGCGGACGACGTGCTCACCACCACGGGAGTAGCGCAGGCCATCGCCTCCAGCGCGGCCAGCCCGAACGTCTCGGCGGGCCCGGGCGCCAGGCACACGTCGGCGGAGGCCTGGAGCGAGCCCAGCTCGCCACGGTCGGAGACATGTCCCAGGAAGGTGACGGGCAACCCGCGCTCACGCGCCCGCTGTTCGAGCCGCGGGCGCAGCGGCCCGTCCCCGGCCACCACCAGCACCGCCCGCCTGCCGCGCCTCAGCAGCGCCTCCAAGGCGTCCAGCGCCGTGCCGGGCCGCTTCTCCACGGACAACCGCGTGCAGGTGACGAGCAGCGACTCGTCCGCGCGCGCGTACCGTGCGCGAAGCCCCGGGTCGTGCAGTGCGGGATGCCGCTCGACGAGGTCGACGCCCAGCGGGGCGCGTACGACGTTGCGGGCGCCGATCCGCACGAACTCGCGCTCGGCGAACTCGGTGGTGCACACCACGCGCGCGTACGTGTGTGCCGTACGGACGTTGAGGGCGTCGGCGGCGCGCCGGGCCGCCCCCTCCGGCAGGCCCCAGGTGCGCAGCACACCGTCGGCGGTCTCGTGGGAGACCATCACGGCGGGCACACGGGCGCGCCGCGCCCACTTTCCGGTCCACCTGAGGGTCGTACGGTCGGAGACCTCCAGGCGGTCGGGCGCCAGCTCCTCCAGGAGCCGGGCCACGCGCCGCTTGTCGGTGAGCACCCGATACCCGCCGGTTCCGGGCAGCAGCGGCCCGGGCAGGGTGATGACACGCCCCTGCTCGGTGTCGCGGTCGTCGGCACGCTCACCGGGGACGATGAGCACCGGCTCGTGCCCGGCCGCCTTGAAGCCCTTGCCCAGCTCCCGCAGGGCGGTGCGCAGACCGCCGGAGGAGGGAGCGACGAAGTTCGCGAGGCGCACGATCCGCAGTGAGTTCATGCCGCCACCGCCGTCTTCTTACGCGCGGCGAGCACATCCGCGTAGTGGCCGATCAGCTGATCACCCACGGCCGCCCAGGTGCGGCCCTCGACCGTGGCGCGTGCGGTGGCACCGAAGGCGGCCCGGCGTGCCGGGTCGGCGGCAAGGGACTGTACGGCGTCCCGTACGGCGTCGGCGTCGTGGGGCGGCACCAGCAGCCCGGTGCGCCCGTGGGCGACCAGGTCGAGGGGCCCGCCGGCGGCGGGTGCGACGACGGAGACGCCGCTCGCCATGGCCTCCTGCACGGTCTGACAGAAGGTCTCGAAGGGACCGGTGTGCGCGAAGACGTCCAGCGAGGCGTAGATCCGGGCGAGGTCGTCGCCGGTACGGCGGCCGAGGAAGACCGCCCCCGGCAGGGCCTCGGCCAGGGTCGGCTGGCTCGGACCGTCGCCCACGACGACGACCTTCACTCCTTCGAGGCCGCACACGCCGGCCAGGAGCTCTATGTGCTTCTCGGGGGCGAGACGGCCGACGTAGCCGACGATCACCTCGCCGTTCGGGGCGAGTTCGCGGCGCAGGGCCTCGTCGCGCAGCTCGGGGCGGAAACGGACGGTGTCCACGCCGCGCTGCCACAGCTTGACCCGCGGCACGTCGTGGGTCTCCAGGTCGTGCATCGAGGCGCTGGAAGGGGCGAGGGTGAGGTCGGCGGCGGAGTGGACTGAACGGATGCGCCGCCAGGCCGCGGCCTCGCCGGCGCCCATGTAGGTACGGGCGTATCCGGCCAGATCCGTCTGGTAGACAGCCACGGCCGGGACGCCGAACCGGGCGGCGACCGCCATACCGCGGACACCGAGGACGAAGGGGCTGGCCAGGTGGACGACGTCGGCCCGGTGCTCGACGACGGCCGCGGCGAGGCGGCGGCTGGGCAGAGCGACACGGACCTGGGGGTAGCCCGGGAGCGGCAGGGAGGGGACTCGGACGACGGGGCACGGCGCCTGAGCATCGGGCCCGGTACCGGCCCGCCCGATGAGGGCGGTGCTGGCCGGGGCGACAACGAGCGGAGAGTGACCGCGATCTACGAGGTGCCGGGCGGTCTGGAGCGCGCAGTGGGCCACGCCGTTCACGTCGGGGGGAAAGGATTCGGTCACGATGACGACACGCATACCCGTGTTCTCGCCGTGCTGGACGTGGTCGCGTCAACGTGGATCTTTGCGAACGATGAACGTCCCGTGAGCGTTCCCCCGCACACCCGAGCAGGTCAGGCCGTGTCCATGACCGCCTGACCCGCGGGTCATCCGCTGTTCATCCGGCAGCCGTGCCGCCACCTTGCGTACATCTGCGTGACCGGTTCAGACAGCGGGTCCCTCAGGTGCGATGCGGCTTCGTACGGCCGTCTGCACTTCGGCTTCCTCGGCCGGATCGGCGGCGAGCCGGCGAAGCTGCTCGACGACCCGGGCGTCACCGGTTTCGGCGTGCCGGGCGGCGATCTCGCGGGTGGTCTCCTCGCAGTCCCAGAGGCACTCGACGGCGAAGCCCGCCGGGAAGGAGGGATCGGTGGCCGCGAGGGCGCGGGCGGCCCGGCAGCGGAGATGGGAGGAGGCGGTCTCGCGGTAGATGTGGCGGAGCACGGGGGCGGCGCAGGCGATGCCCAGTCGGCCGGTGCCGTCCACGAGGGTCCACAGGGTCGGGGCGTCCGGCCCCTCGCCCCGTACGGCTTCGCGCAGCGCTCCGAGGACCAGGTCCTTGTCCTCCATGCCGCCCCGGCAGGCGAGCATGCGGCCGGCGGCGGCGCCGAGGGGGTCGGGCCGGTGTGCCCAGCCGCGGGCCCGGTCGACGGCGGCGACACTGCGCATCCGTTCGAAGGCGTCGACAGCGGCCTCCACTACGGCCGCCGAGCCGGTGACCACGGCGACCTCGATCAGGTCGAGGGCGTCCGGATCATTGCTGTCGGCCAGATAGCGAAGCGCTGTGCAGCGGGCTCCGTCGGTGCCGTCCTTGGCGGCCCGCACGATCTCGGGCCGGTCCTCGGGGCCGGCGACGGCGGTGAGGCAGCGGGCGGCCGGGACGTGCAGCGCGGCGCCACGTTCGATGCCCTGCTGGGCCCACTCGAACACGGCCTGCACGCTCCACCCCGGACGGGGCCCGGATGGTCGCATCTGGCGCTGCCAGCGGTCGAAGCAGCCGGTCTCCTGGGCGGCACGCACCCGCGTGGAGATCGATTCGCGCGGATCCTCGGCCCACAGCCGCCACGGCCGGGGCTCGAAGGAGTCGCGGACGACGGCGGCCAGCTCGGCCTCACCCTCGGCATCGGTGGCGAAGCGGGCCAGCACGGGCGCCGCGAGGGCCCGCAGGCCGGCGTCGTCGTCGCGCAGCGCCAGCTCGTCCAGCGCCCAGGCCCAGTTGGAGCCGGAGGCGGCGTAACGGCGCAGCAGTTCGAGCGCGTCCAGCCTGCCGTACGAGGCGAGGTGGCCGAGGACGGCCAGCGCAAGCCCGGTGCGGGACTCCTCGGTGTCGAAGACGTCCTCGACGTCGAAGAGGTGCGCCTCGATCTCGTCCAGCTCGCCGTTCAGGTCGAGGTAGAGACGGGCGTAGTAGAGGGAGCGGTTCTCCACCTGCCAGTCGTGGCGGGGATCACGCAGCACGCAGTGGTTCAGTGCCGCGAGCGCCTCGGCGCGCGGTGCGGTGAGCGCGTGCAGCGTGCCGTCGCCGCGGCCCCTCTGGAGGAGGCCGAGCAGGGTACCGCTGGGCGCTATGACCGGATCGAACATGGGAAACAGCCTCACATCAAGCGTCGACGCAACCGGGGACCGCGCACTACCAGGCCGCGTGACACAACGTCGGGGCGCCCGCCGTCTCTTGCTTGCTGTAGACCATGTTCCTCTGCCTCTCGTCGGTGGCCCATGCGGACCGCATCACGGTCCGCGCGGTGCGGCAACGCCTGCCCGGCCATCACGTCCGTGAATCACGACGTCATGATGACTCGGCACTTCGACCTGCCGCGACCGAAATTTCGGCGGCCCTGTACCGCCTCCCCCGTTTTCTGTGTTGTCGCTGGTCAGAACACTCGGATCAGTGTGCGCCGAACAACTCGAGCAGTTCCGTCTTCCCGAACATCCGTGCGGTGTCCACGGCCGACGGAGTGCCCTCGGAGGGGTCGGCGCCCCCCTCCAGAAGCACTCTGATCACTTCTGCCTCACCCTTGAAGACGGCCCCGGCGAGCGGGGTCTGGCCCCGGTCGTTGACCCGGCCGGCCTCCGCGCCACGGGCGAGCAGGGCGCTCACCGCGTCGGCGTGCCCGTGATAGGCGGCGAGCATCACGAGCGAGTCACCCCGGTCGTTGGTGAGGCCGGCCGGAACGCCCGCATCGACGTACGCCACAAGCGCCTCGGTCTGTCCCTGCCGGGCCAGATCGAAGATCTTGGTCGCCAGCTCCACGACCTCGGGGTCGGGGGCTTCAGTCATCGGCCGGACCGCCTCTCCATGCAACCGTTCAGGTGAATCGCAAGGGTACTGGCTCGCGCCTTACATGACCCGATCCGCCGGAGGTAAAGATCACCACAGCCCCGATCGGACGCAAGGAGCGCGCGACACACCCGAGACACACCACCATCCGAGGGAAATTCACCGAATTTCACCCAGTTGCACCTTTTATAGTATGGATACATGCTGTGATCCTGGAAGTACTCATGGTGACTGTCCCCGTGAAACCAGGAGAACTCAAATGATTCTGTCCATCTCAGGTGTCGTCCTGCTCGGCATCATCGTCTTCCTCTTCTTCCGCAAGGACGGACTCAAGGCGTCACACGCCATGGTCTCGGCCCTGTTCGGCTTCTACCTCGCGAGCACGGCCATCGCCCCGAGCATCAAGGCCGGCGGCGAAAGCCTCGCGAGCCTCCTCGGCGGCATCAAGTTCTGACGCCGTTTCTCCCGTCCGTACGCACCAACAGGAGACAGCAGTGGCTCGGCGCCCCCTCCCCCGCATCCTGAGCACAGGCAGCGCGCAGATCGCCAGAAGCCGGGATCTGGCCCGGACGGCGGCCGACAGCGCCACCGACGTCCTCCATCCGCTGATCACGATCACCCGCGGTCTGCGCCGGCTGGCTGTGGCCGGGCGACACAGGTGGGCCGACACTCCCAAGGACAGACGCGGGCCGCTGCTGTTCCTGGTGGCCTCGGTGGTCCTGGTCGTGGCGCTGGCGCCGTACGGACCGCTGCTCGCCGCCATCACCCTGATGGCGGCGGCAGCCTGGCAGGGCCGGGAGGATCGCAAGCCGTCGAAGCCCGAAGGGCCCGACGAGTCCCAGACCGAGCGCCTGAAATCGCTGTACGAGGCCCTGGTCCCGTACTTCTCGCTCGCGGGGGACCCCTCCCCCCTCTACGCCCACGGCGGCGAGTGGGAGAAGGCGTTCCCCGCGTACGAGTTCGACGGATCGGGCCGTGTCACCCACCTCGTGATCCGCTACCCGGCGTACTTCACGGACGGCGAGGTCGACTCCCGCACCCGGATCGAGCAGCTGCTGCACGCCAAGTCGGGCCGCGGCCGCGAATACCACTTCACCTGGGACGAGGAGGGCAACCGGCTCACCGTCACCGTGCTGTCCCCGCTGCCCACCGACATCGCCGCCCAGCGATTCGTCACGACGCCGGGCGAGACGGTCCTCGGCTTCACCGACCCCACCCAGGTCCAGCGCACCCTTCCGCTGAGCTACGGCGAGGAACAGCGCGACGTCCCGCCGGTCGTCTGGCGCACCGGAATCCGCTCCACCGAGCCGCACCTTCTGATCATGGGCCAGCCGGGCAGCGGCACCTCGACCCTGATGCGCTCCATCGCCCTCCAGGCGCTCCAGCACGGCGACGTGGTGATCGTCGAGGGCGGCACCGGCGAGTACGCGTGCCTGACCGGCCGGGACGGCGTCCTGGCCATCGAGTGCGGGCTGGCCGGGGCGCTGGCGGCCCTGGAGTGGGCCGCCCACGAGACGGAGCGGCGCCTGATCGCCGCGAACCGCGCCCGCCAGGCCGGCCACCCGCCGCCGGAGGACACCAAACGCCCCCTGTGGCTCCTCCTCGACCGCCCGAGCGCCTTCGCCCACCTGGCGGCCGCGGACGGCCGCAAGGACCCGCAGTCCCT
It encodes:
- a CDS encoding glycosyltransferase; the encoded protein is MNSLRIVRLANFVAPSSGGLRTALRELGKGFKAAGHEPVLIVPGERADDRDTEQGRVITLPGPLLPGTGGYRVLTDKRRVARLLEELAPDRLEVSDRTTLRWTGKWARRARVPAVMVSHETADGVLRTWGLPEGAARRAADALNVRTAHTYARVVCTTEFAEREFVRIGARNVVRAPLGVDLVERHPALHDPGLRARYARADESLLVTCTRLSVEKRPGTALDALEALLRRGRRAVLVVAGDGPLRPRLEQRARERGLPVTFLGHVSDRGELGSLQASADVCLAPGPAETFGLAALEAMACATPVVVSTSSALPEVIGSAGAVAADHGDAFADAVDMLLDLPERERRETARARAECFGWNTAVDAFLAAHDATVPVRRFVPGGVA
- a CDS encoding glycosyltransferase family 4 protein — encoded protein: MRVVIVTESFPPDVNGVAHCALQTARHLVDRGHSPLVVAPASTALIGRAGTGPDAQAPCPVVRVPSLPLPGYPQVRVALPSRRLAAAVVEHRADVVHLASPFVLGVRGMAVAARFGVPAVAVYQTDLAGYARTYMGAGEAAAWRRIRSVHSAADLTLAPSSASMHDLETHDVPRVKLWQRGVDTVRFRPELRDEALRRELAPNGEVIVGYVGRLAPEKHIELLAGVCGLEGVKVVVVGDGPSQPTLAEALPGAVFLGRRTGDDLARIYASLDVFAHTGPFETFCQTVQEAMASGVSVVAPAAGGPLDLVAHGRTGLLVPPHDADAVRDAVQSLAADPARRAAFGATARATVEGRTWAAVGDQLIGHYADVLAARKKTAVAA
- a CDS encoding HEAT repeat domain-containing protein; amino-acid sequence: MFDPVIAPSGTLLGLLQRGRGDGTLHALTAPRAEALAALNHCVLRDPRHDWQVENRSLYYARLYLDLNGELDEIEAHLFDVEDVFDTEESRTGLALAVLGHLASYGRLDALELLRRYAASGSNWAWALDELALRDDDAGLRALAAPVLARFATDAEGEAELAAVVRDSFEPRPWRLWAEDPRESISTRVRAAQETGCFDRWQRQMRPSGPRPGWSVQAVFEWAQQGIERGAALHVPAARCLTAVAGPEDRPEIVRAAKDGTDGARCTALRYLADSNDPDALDLIEVAVVTGSAAVVEAAVDAFERMRSVAAVDRARGWAHRPDPLGAAAGRMLACRGGMEDKDLVLGALREAVRGEGPDAPTLWTLVDGTGRLGIACAAPVLRHIYRETASSHLRCRAARALAATDPSFPAGFAVECLWDCEETTREIAARHAETGDARVVEQLRRLAADPAEEAEVQTAVRSRIAPEGPAV
- a CDS encoding ankyrin repeat domain-containing protein; translation: MTEAPDPEVVELATKIFDLARQGQTEALVAYVDAGVPAGLTNDRGDSLVMLAAYHGHADAVSALLARGAEAGRVNDRGQTPLAGAVFKGEAEVIRVLLEGGADPSEGTPSAVDTARMFGKTELLELFGAH
- a CDS encoding ATP-binding protein, with the translated sequence MARRPLPRILSTGSAQIARSRDLARTAADSATDVLHPLITITRGLRRLAVAGRHRWADTPKDRRGPLLFLVASVVLVVALAPYGPLLAAITLMAAAAWQGREDRKPSKPEGPDESQTERLKSLYEALVPYFSLAGDPSPLYAHGGEWEKAFPAYEFDGSGRVTHLVIRYPAYFTDGEVDSRTRIEQLLHAKSGRGREYHFTWDEEGNRLTVTVLSPLPTDIAAQRFVTTPGETVLGFTDPTQVQRTLPLSYGEEQRDVPPVVWRTGIRSTEPHLLIMGQPGSGTSTLMRSIALQALQHGDVVIVEGGTGEYACLTGRDGVLAIECGLAGALAALEWAAHETERRLIAANRARQAGHPPPEDTKRPLWLLLDRPSAFAHLAAADGRKDPQSLLQVPLRHGRAANVTVVVADQLDNADALSDAVRQHTRARVVLGPATADQLAGALGALPATTPAADVPPGRGYARLGAGPVHRLQVPSTPDPYDDATSDTDRQAVLALLPPHTTPADAKPVEATPAETKAAAAKALEAESAEEEQTEAEPVPAEAVVAEAP